DNA from Pajaroellobacter abortibovis:
GGGTTGCCAGAGCGTATTGTATCCATCCATTCGGTGGTAACGCACGAGAATATCTTGGAGAGTGCAGAAAAGAGCGTGTCCCATGTGTAAAGAGCCTGTCACATTGGGTGGAGGCATGGGGATAACATAAGAAGGTCGTGTTTCTTTTGGATCGTGGCTGGCTTCGAAAATCCCATTCTTTTCCCAGAAAGAATACCATGGCTCTTCAATTGCTTTTGGATCGTAGCCCTTCGTTAAAGGGGATGTAAAGAAATCACTCATGCAGCTGACATAGCATGAAATCGGGCAGGGATCCCTGCTGTAACGCAATTTATAAGTTTCCTTTACTTTTCTCTTATCAGAACATCCAACTCTTGTTGAATGAGCTCTTTGACTAAAGAAGGAATGATTTCTTTTATGGCTTTCTCGATCGCTTGTTGGGAGAGGATTAAGAATCCTTCTATTTGCTTTGGAGTGAGAGGGAGTCCTTCTATTTTGTAGAGGATTTCATCCTGAATGATCTTCGAGACCTTGGAGGAGTGAAGAGAAGGGGGGGGAGGAGAGGAGGGAGGAAGGGGGGGGATTGATTGTAAGGAGGGTAGCGGCGGCGGTATGCTGGCTTGGTTGGAGAGGGAAGGTAGACGGGTAGAAGGGGGAGGAGGGGTTACAGGGATAGAAGAAGGGGTGACAAGAACAGAGGGGGGAGGGAGTGGAGCGGAAGAGAGGGGGTGCTCTTCTGTTGGAGCTGTGGGGACTCTCGAAGTGATGATGGGGAGAGGGGGGGAGATACGGCTTACTGGATCGGATAAAATAGAAGAGGAAACTTTTGAAGGTAGGATGTGCTCTTCTTTTTTGGAAGATGGCGTAAGACTTGATGGTGATGCGGAAGAGAGAGCGAAACATGAGATAGAAGGAGGAGAGAGGACTGCAAGCGGACTGGGATAGGTAGCGCGAGGAAGGGGTGATTTGAGGTTAGGAGGGTGATGGCTTTCGGCGGAGGATGCATTGAATACCCGAAGAGCAGTGGGAGGAGGAGAGGGGACAGCAGGGGGGGAAGCGTGAGCGAGAGGGGCAGGGTGGGTCAAGCGGGCGAGATCTTTGACGACCAAAAGATGGTGTACTTTCTCGAGAGCGTGATGGGCTTCGAAAGGTTTGACCAGGTGGTCATCTGCACCGGCTAGTTTCCCTTTTTCTTCGTCAAAAGGGTGAAACTGGCTTGTTAAAAGAATGATTCCTACATATCGGTCTTGTCGACGGATCTGTTTGCAAAAAGCATAACGCTCTTGATCGGCAAGATGAATATCAATAAATAGAATTCGAGGATGAGTTTCTAATAAAGAAGCAGCTGCAGAACAGCTCGCTGCCGTACTGACTTGAAATCCTTCGGGGCCGAAGGTCATTTCAAATGTTTTGCGAATAATGGTGTTATCATCAATGATAAGCAAGGGTATGGTCACGCGAAATCTCTCTTGGTTGAGTGAGGTGACAACGCCTCTTTTTCTCTACAATTTGAAAGAGATTGTGAAGGAGAGGATATTTGCTGTCAAGAAAACGAGAAAAGATAAATTTTTAGGTTACCGTACAAAGAAAGAAGCTTGATGTGAAATGTCAAAATGAAAATGATCGCGATGAGCTGCATTGTAGTTGGGCGTTAATAAAACGTTAAAAACTTTTGCGGTTGCTGTTTTACAAATGATCTTTCTTAAAATCAAAGCTTGAGGGATCAAGGAAGTGGGTGGATTGGCTTTGGAACCACAGGTTGTATCGCCAATGCGACCATAGAAATGGTCTTTAACCTGAATGGAAGAACCGTCGGAAAAAATAAAAGTGGCGATATCAATGGCGAGCCCTGCAGGATGACGTGTTTTCCCATGCTGTAAGGTCCAATGGGGAGGAGGGTGGCGGTAGGCGGAAATATAAATCACTTCGACAACCCGATAGGGGGCAAGTAGCGCTGCAAAATCATCGAGAGCGAGTAACATTCTGCAATCAAAAATTTCTTGCAATGTGTGGTTCCGTTTTGATGGCGGTAACGGGCTATGGAATTGAATCCCATGTAGTGGACTCATCAAGCGTACTGGAGTTCGGACTCCGGCTACTGCCTC
Protein-coding regions in this window:
- a CDS encoding response regulator transcription factor, yielding MTIPLLIIDDNTIIRKTFEMTFGPEGFQVSTAASCSAAASLLETHPRILFIDIHLADQERYAFCKQIRRQDRYVGIILLTSQFHPFDEEKGKLAGADDHLVKPFEAHHALEKVHHLLVVKDLARLTHPAPLAHASPPAVPSPPPTALRVFNASSAESHHPPNLKSPLPRATYPSPLAVLSPPSISCFALSSASPSSLTPSSKKEEHILPSKVSSSILSDPVSRISPPLPIITSRVPTAPTEEHPLSSAPLPPPSVLVTPSSIPVTPPPPSTRLPSLSNQASIPPPLPSLQSIPPLPPSSPPPPSLHSSKVSKIIQDEILYKIEGLPLTPKQIEGFLILSQQAIEKAIKEIIPSLVKELIQQELDVLIREK
- a CDS encoding extensin family protein yields the protein MLAPKTNEKQIKKPLPFYLFAIFCFLACHPSRPSSYPRPPTPATRATSYFFLNPITCQNELNRRQIRWQAAEAVAGVRTPVRLMSPLHGIQFHSPLPPSKRNHTLQEIFDCRMLLALDDFAALLAPYRVVEVIYISAYRHPPPHWTLQHGKTRHPAGLAIDIATFIFSDGSSIQVKDHFYGRIGDTTCGSKANPPTSLIPQALILRKIICKTATAKVFNVLLTPNYNAAHRDHFHFDISHQASFFVR